The following are from one region of the Streptomyces decoyicus genome:
- a CDS encoding ATP-binding protein, with amino-acid sequence MSASDEGNAAAAGYAPHPYVGGRTAALRALAAWRMRWPGAPRVIVLTGNPGSGRSRLLTGFLMMCDPGYRKQLPLDDLDPATVPPDLPAPAVPSPAGRTAAQLLWLISDHFGLNADRTDDIFTELATREEPVTIVVPDVDQAGPVRAADEPARVVQDVLKPLAATETVQLLADVPRELAAGLAGALPRGQVQVIDLDEAEWADPKGLVLHAETALTPDAGAPELPYTTDPSARRALAEAIAARANGNRLTVQLAVQSLLMQPEGFDPADASLLPGSVGEALDLHARRLGAEPQTLRLLLAPLAFAEGEGLPVQLWGALANAVAGRDMSQDLADGMLLAAPFIQPVEASPDDDEDADADGTADEAADDSGTGPAAGRTLLRLMHPGLAEEIRSALPDTRDAQTKIAMALLEAVPQQDWSKADPYIRDHLAGHTLDAGLLPQLLTDPGLFAHADPVTMRAAIEAVPFEQLGAPARTYLRTAPLLTRSQAPADLRAAFLESAFVEDGLAPYAEALHTLGFTLPWRTLWSVPLVGVRAVTTGSLPPKGGDGATADAAGGPDGTTAAQAPDGTTAQVPDGATPGSVQPGEPVPASGTTAPRPVAAFIVPEGTPGSRTVPRPDGDDSEGDGRALLVHDLLRPEYVDADPAQVQLPSEQAQAAAPFGLSRGADYLRVWARASQEVVAALLSDTPFTGADLSPDGVLVVATARGVTARQILATPPPATPTVPAQRIGTADSDASDGLEGDHS; translated from the coding sequence ATGAGCGCCTCAGACGAAGGAAATGCCGCGGCGGCCGGATATGCACCGCATCCGTACGTCGGCGGGCGCACCGCCGCGCTCCGCGCACTGGCGGCCTGGCGTATGCGGTGGCCCGGTGCGCCGCGTGTCATCGTGCTCACCGGAAACCCGGGCAGTGGACGTTCACGCCTGCTCACCGGCTTCCTGATGATGTGCGATCCCGGCTACCGCAAGCAGTTGCCGCTGGACGACCTGGACCCGGCGACGGTGCCCCCGGACCTCCCGGCGCCCGCCGTTCCGAGCCCGGCGGGGCGCACCGCGGCGCAGCTGTTGTGGCTCATCTCCGACCATTTCGGGCTGAACGCGGACCGCACCGACGACATTTTCACCGAACTCGCCACTCGTGAAGAGCCGGTGACCATCGTGGTCCCGGATGTCGATCAGGCCGGTCCGGTACGCGCCGCGGACGAGCCGGCCCGCGTCGTACAGGACGTGCTCAAGCCGCTCGCCGCCACCGAAACGGTTCAGCTGCTCGCCGATGTGCCGCGCGAACTGGCCGCGGGGCTGGCCGGGGCGCTGCCGCGCGGCCAGGTGCAGGTCATCGATCTCGACGAGGCCGAGTGGGCCGACCCCAAGGGCCTGGTGCTGCACGCCGAGACCGCGCTCACCCCCGATGCCGGGGCACCGGAACTCCCCTACACCACCGACCCGTCCGCGCGCCGTGCGCTCGCCGAGGCCATCGCCGCGCGCGCCAACGGCAACCGCCTGACCGTCCAGCTCGCCGTGCAGTCGCTGCTGATGCAGCCCGAGGGCTTCGACCCGGCGGACGCCTCTCTGCTGCCCGGCAGCGTCGGCGAGGCGCTCGATCTGCATGCGCGCCGGCTGGGTGCCGAGCCGCAGACCCTGCGGCTGCTGCTGGCACCGCTCGCGTTCGCCGAGGGCGAGGGGCTGCCCGTCCAGCTGTGGGGTGCGCTGGCGAACGCCGTCGCCGGCCGGGACATGAGCCAGGATCTCGCCGACGGCATGCTCCTGGCCGCGCCGTTCATCCAGCCGGTCGAGGCCTCCCCGGACGACGACGAGGACGCCGACGCGGACGGGACAGCGGACGAGGCCGCGGACGACAGCGGCACAGGACCCGCCGCCGGCCGTACCCTGCTGCGTCTGATGCACCCGGGGCTCGCCGAAGAGATCCGTTCCGCTCTGCCGGATACCCGGGACGCCCAGACCAAGATCGCCATGGCGCTGCTGGAAGCGGTGCCCCAGCAGGACTGGTCCAAGGCCGATCCGTACATCCGCGACCACCTGGCGGGGCACACCCTCGACGCCGGCCTGCTCCCCCAACTCCTCACCGACCCCGGCCTGTTCGCCCACGCCGACCCGGTGACGATGCGGGCCGCCATCGAGGCCGTACCGTTCGAGCAGCTGGGCGCGCCGGCCCGTACGTATCTGCGCACCGCCCCGCTGCTCACCCGCTCGCAGGCGCCGGCCGATCTGCGGGCGGCGTTCCTGGAGTCCGCGTTCGTCGAGGACGGACTGGCGCCGTACGCGGAGGCCCTGCACACGCTCGGCTTCACGCTGCCGTGGCGCACGCTGTGGAGCGTGCCGCTGGTGGGCGTCCGCGCCGTGACGACGGGTTCCCTGCCCCCCAAGGGCGGAGACGGCGCGACGGCGGACGCGGCCGGGGGACCGGACGGCACGACGGCGGCCCAGGCCCCGGACGGGACAACGGCCCAGGTCCCGGACGGCGCGACGCCCGGTTCCGTACAGCCCGGCGAGCCGGTACCGGCATCCGGCACCACCGCCCCCCGCCCCGTCGCCGCCTTCATCGTCCCCGAGGGCACCCCTGGTTCCCGTACGGTGCCCCGCCCGGACGGCGACGACTCCGAGGGCGACGGCCGGGCCCTGCTCGTCCACGATCTGCTGCGTCCCGAGTATGTCGACGCCGACCCGGCACAGGTGCAGCTGCCGTCCGAACAGGCGCAGGCGGCGGCTCCCTTCGGGCTCAGCCGCGGCGCCGACTATCTGCGGGTGTGGGCCCGCGCGAGCCAGGAGGTGGTGGCCGCGCTGCTCTCCGACACCCCGTTCACCGGCGCCGACCTCTCCCCCGACGGTGTGCTGGTCGTCGCCACCGCGCGCGGTGTGACCGCCCGGCAGATCCTCGCCACGCCTCCCCCGGCCACTCCCACCGTGCCGGCCCAGCGCATCGGCACCGCTGACTCCGACGCTTCCGACGGCCTCGAAGGAGACCACTCGTGA
- a CDS encoding WXG100 family type VII secretion target, with the protein MSERGNPEALHEAAAGWREMGKHLDGLVRDLDRHVGTATSANWHGPAGEAFAGEWHRLKRSVDESLPVFELAAADLENAAAAPAEDKGGEDHHGAPPVNHSAPAQSSSGPEIAYGFMALGQLANGLGGAFGKRGGGGGGQSRGPAVRHQWDTSTAAAGPDPFGPAQDGEAKTRGGEGIAKGVRSRPADAEPAPGEERTPKAGQEKKGTAAKPATPAATANAATANDAAPHDAAPKGTPAPDGEAPGRAGPDVTQHGAFG; encoded by the coding sequence GTGAGCGAGCGAGGCAACCCGGAGGCCCTGCACGAAGCGGCGGCCGGCTGGCGGGAGATGGGCAAGCACCTCGACGGTCTCGTCCGCGATCTGGACCGGCACGTCGGCACGGCCACCTCGGCCAACTGGCACGGCCCGGCCGGCGAGGCGTTCGCGGGGGAGTGGCACCGCCTCAAGCGGTCCGTCGACGAGTCGCTGCCGGTCTTCGAACTGGCCGCCGCCGACCTGGAGAACGCGGCAGCCGCGCCCGCCGAGGACAAGGGCGGCGAGGACCACCACGGCGCGCCGCCGGTGAACCACTCCGCACCCGCACAGTCGTCGTCCGGCCCCGAGATCGCCTATGGCTTCATGGCGCTCGGCCAGCTCGCCAACGGCCTCGGCGGCGCGTTCGGCAAGCGCGGCGGCGGGGGCGGCGGCCAGTCGCGGGGGCCGGCCGTACGTCACCAGTGGGACACCTCCACGGCCGCGGCGGGGCCCGACCCGTTCGGACCGGCGCAGGACGGCGAGGCCAAGACGCGCGGCGGCGAGGGCATAGCCAAGGGCGTACGGAGCCGGCCGGCCGACGCGGAACCGGCCCCCGGCGAGGAGCGGACCCCGAAGGCCGGGCAGGAGAAGAAGGGGACGGCCGCGAAGCCCGCCACCCCTGCCGCCACGGCCAATGCCGCCACGGCCAACGACGCCGCGCCCCATGACGCCGCGCCCAAGGGCACCCCGGCGCCCGACGGCGAGGCTCCCGGCCGGGCCGGCCCGGACGTCACCCAGCACGGCGCCTTCGGCTGA